CAAGTTTTCTCCCTTAAACACATTCTTTGTAGTTGAATACAGAAAGTGTCATCCAAGTACACAAAACACCTTCGTTCAGCAATAGACACTATTTTTGGGGAATGACACCTGTTCATAAAAGAATGCTCATACCAAAACTTGCAGAAGTATACAAACATTTACCTAACCGTTCAATCTTAGTGCTCATTTAATTTACTGTTAACATTTTCTAAGAACACCATTTATGAACACATGCCCTGAGGTCAAACCTCTTTAATCAGCTGACTGACCCATGACAGCAACACGTTGCACCCTGAGTGCGTCAGAGACGGTGAATGGAGGCAGGGATGGCAACCCTTGTGCCAAACAGCATTGGCAGTTTAGGCTCGGCCCGCCTGATGTTCTTGGTCTTGTAACCAAAGTAGAGTTTACCACTATTATTCCTCGCAGGTGATCTGGCCAGGTCCTCCTGTCTAGGGTACCTCGCCAGGCGGTACGTGACTCGAGGCATTGCATCGTTCATGGTGGGGAAGGACTGATCAGACCTTTTGGTGATGGGAATGCTGAAAGCCGTCAGCAGGCTGTGACTATTCTCACACGTCCAGTACTTGGAGGCATCGGAGCTGTGTAAACCATCCTCAGCAGACCTGGAGTCCAGGTGAGCTTCTGTTCTCATTTCCCCACAGCCATCGACACCTCTGCTGCCCCCAGCAGTGGCAGTCGCTGAGGCACCTCTCCGCCAAATTTCAGCCGTGTCCTGTATGTCGGCTCCAAAGCTGACCTCACCACTTTCTAGGTGATTTGGGCAACTCGTGTTTCCATCCAAGAAAGTTTTGAGAGGAGGCAGTACAGCATTGCAGTTGACCAGAGTGGCATTTCCAGCATGCTGGTCTTTCAGCATAAGACACTGATCCTCCTGATGGTGGGAGAGGCCTACACAAGTAGCAGCTGTGCGGTTGATGAGCAGGCCACTCATGCCTGAGAACTTTTTTGCCGAGACAGCTTGTTTTGGCAGGAGATCTAGTGTATTTTTATAGGCAGAGCTGACGGAGCACGTGCTGCTTGGGCGTGCCTTTAATAATTCTATGTTGGGTGGGATTGTCTTTTTTGAGTTTTTTGGAGATGACCTGCTGCAAAGTTCAGGAGAATGTCTTGCAGTCTCTGATACATGGGGTTCCACTACCTTTGTGTCAACACAGAGAAGGCAGTGAGAGTCTGCATCCCAGGTCTTTGGTCTCTTGCTTCTCCTTTGCATTTGGAGAGAGGGGCCCCTACCCCACCCATGGACCTGTTAGATAATAACCAGAAAAAAATGGCTGGTTAAAGACCTGTTGCAACACCATATTAGGCTATCTTCATTAAAAGTTATGCTTCAAAATTCACAAAACAGAATCTTAGAATTAGTTTTGAATGGTACTCACAGCTTCTTCCCAGCCATTGTGATTTCTAAATCCATCAGTGTCCTGGTCGTTTGATAAATATTCTTCACTCACATCCAAAAGTGTGTTAACGAGGTCCCTGTCCGATAACTGATGTTCTTCCATATATGTGTCCATACTCATGCAGCCATTATTATCACCATACTCGCAGGCTGATTCAAATCCTCTGAAAGACTCCATTCCGATGGTCTTTCAGAGGAGTGTGGCTGAAAGGGTAACGGTGACGTTATAGGAAGGCTACACAAGTTGTAGGCTTGTCAGCATCAGCAACATTACCTAACCATCATTTTAGCAACTGAATAAcgttattcatgggtttcaccaGCTccctttacacaggtgtattaatcaaacaccgtgcagtctgcattcataatctaggtgcttgattttatacacctgtggaaagggacctgatgaaacccatgaatatgtTCATAAGCATGACTTGGATGAAGAAAGTGAACAAGCTTTGAGGTATATAGCCTAACCGATGTAACCTTTGCAACTTGCTAAAAATGGACATCAAGGCAATGTCTgtcccccccattaatgcacaaataggctgacaccagacataatttcactgcatttcttacttccagtaactatatgcatgtgacaataaacttccttgtatccttgtatccttgtactgGCTCAGCAAATAAGCTATGGACGTTTAGCTTTGACAGTTTTTTCGCTTAACGTTAGTTGACAAAGCTGCAAATTACACTGTAAATAACGTTAATGCACAGACAGCTAAAATCCAGAGCGTTGCCTAGAAGCTAATCCTTATGTTCGCGAAGAAATGTGATAACATTGATAGCTGCTAGGCCTAGATAACATAGTGCCGAAGCCCCACACACAATAGTCTATAAGAACTTAATGAAAGATACTTACCAACTAACCTGCAGAGttacacatattgcacacacacGACCCCAAGTAGGGACTACCTGCAAGTGCTATCTATGTCCGTTTATTTGGCAAAGGCGACCGAGGACATCAAATATTTATCTCTTTTTAACTGTCCACACACAGGACGCTACAACAAACCTGAGGTCATAAAGTGTAGAACGTTGCTATGACAATCGAACCGAACGAGAGGATGTGACGTTTTAGAAAGGGGGGGAGGGGCGGGCAGAAAGCAGAACAAAGTAACCGCACATATCCTCATCTTTGCAAGTATGTATCAGTTACTTGTAACATGCTGATACCAGCGTGATTGTTTGCATTGCATCTATTTCCTAGAGTTAATTGGAAGGGTAAGTTCTTTCATGTTTTTAAATAGTTTTGGTGTGTTGCCAAGATAAAGTGTGTAGCCTAATATATTATAGAATTGGCAAGAATAGTTAAGCCTAAATGTTAGGCTATTAAGCTTATTATTTTGTGATTACTATGTCTATTTCTTCCTCATACGTACTCAATTTTGGTGTGCAGTGTGCAATTTGACAGCAGCTCACTTGCAATAACTAATAGGCTATAACATTGATATAAAACGCTATTTAATTGAAAATGACAGTTTCTTATAGTAATAGTTTTAAATGGTGTTGTAAAGCTACGTAACATTAGAAATTCAGTAATTTTGCCAAGTATCATCAAGTCGGCACATCGTGTTCCCTTTCAGCACGACTGTACCATCATCGCTTTGCTCTCTGAAAATCATGTGAAAATCATGTCACGCTTTACGCAGCTTTCACATCACCACGACAGTTATCATAATTACACTCTTATGTCATTTAATTCTTACGAATATCTTCATTTTCAGAACCTTGTCGGCACTGAAAGTAAAAGGGGGTGTGCCTCTCCAAGACTATTTCTCTATGCGCCGGCTGCTCTCTCAGCTGCATGAAAAAGATTGGCTAAGAAATCCGCAGTGTCACTAACAACGACCACAGCTTCAGACACGTGCTCAAGTCACCGGACACCTGACGTGCCTTCAGCATCCCCAAAAACTCCGAGCAGCACCCCACGTAGACCACTCTGCAGCCTTCTATGGAAGCTGAAGCATTGCACTCTGTCGTGGTCATGCTGCCTCCAAAGAACTGCATCCCGAGAAACTACAGTTGTATTGCTGGGCTTTTCGGGAGCTTGGCAGCTGTGAATCAAGTGAAAGAAGAGGGAGATGAGGACCTAAATGGAAACTGCGAGCCATTGGAATTCCAGGTGGTGGAAGAAAGACCCAGGGGTAGAGAAAGCTTTCTCAAACCGCCACAGAGTCCAACACTGCGCCGCAGGTGCAAGTCTTTGCCGACCCCAACCGAGAGAGCCAAGCTTGAGATTTGTCGGACCAGAAGCCCATCATGTCAGAAGAAGGTTCGCTTTGCAGACTCTTTGGGCTTGGAGCTTACTTCGGTCAGGCACTTTGACGACACTGATGTGCCGGAGATTCCAGAACGCATCTTGGCCAAATTCAGGTGTCAGACTCCCCTTTTTCTCAAAAGATTTGACAAGTTTCCTTCTGTGCCTACCCAAACTGTTTTGATGGAAATGGAGTTCACAAATCCAGGCACTCTCCCCGACTTtatagagaaagtgaaagagttAAAAGTGTTGTTGGAATGTGTTCGGGGTGACGATTTCAGCCTCTCTGGGTTTATAAGGGTCCTAAACATTGCATTCGAAAAGAGCGTTGCTGTAAGGTATACTCTCAACAACTGGATGACATGTATGGATAGTCTGGCATCCTATGTTCCACAATCGAATGATGGAGTTACTGACAGGTTCTCATTTAAAATGGTTGTCCCTACCTTTTTGGAGAGCGGCGGTACGTTGCAATTTGCAATAAAGTACACGGTCGGTGGAGAGGAATACTGGGACAACAATTATGGGAATAACTACAAGGTGAAACGCCACAAGTTTAAAATTTCGCCGCCACGGGAATGGGAGGATGGCTGGATTCATTTTATTTAAACGTGCATAGCGATCGCCGTCACACTGTGCGTTTTTGTGCGTAAATTCCTGCTGCAGCCTATCAGACCTTGAGAAAAGGCAAATGCTACCCAAACGCCGGTTCTGCTTAGGGCTTTTGTTAGCTTTATGGGACTTGTTCTCATCACTTCTTTGGCAATCAAATTTGTCCTTACTCTGGGTGTTACATTCAATATTACATGTCTTCAGATTGCATTGTAACAGTTAATGTAGACGCGTTTCATTTCAAGTCGCTTTTTTATTGACTTTTATGTAACATGTGCACGTGCAGAAGGAAACGCATAGCATATGCGTAGTTCACGTATCACAAGCCAGTGTCTTTCTTAGATACTGAACGAAGTCATCTGCCCCCTTCTGCACAAGATCCTAATATTACTTTATGGTTTATGTCTACGTGGTTACACAATGTCTAGTCATGGCAGTATTGTCGCCAACAGTTGAATGCTGTAATCGTAAATGCATCATTCAGTGTCGTGGGAATGGGATTTTAGCTACAAATCGGTTCAATACGATCTCACCATAGTGTCCAATCTTACAAAAAATGCATGTCATACTTATATTTCGCTTACTTCTATCTATGCCTTAGCCCATCGTATCGAAGGGTAGACCTATCTGACATTGGTACACAGTGTACTAACCGGCAGATTCAGACAGCCTGTCTGGTGCATGTGATACTCGAACAATAGCCTATCCTATGGGGTGAAAAAACGTAGCATCCACCCAGCCTACCTCATGCCAAGTTGAATGAAATCCCAGAATCAGGTAAATTAGGCTacacaataataaaataaaaaagtatgAGCAGTGGCTGGAGCAATAGAACACCCCACCCACTCTTAAGCTAGCACAGATCAGTCAGCATTGTCAAACTGATGTCACTGATTTCACTTGTAAAATTAAACTCGTAGCATAGCATATGTGCTTGTCAGACACAATACTGTTCTTCAACACTGTTGTAAATCTCAAAGTACAAAGTATATACGATGTAAGCTTTGGTCTCTTAGTAAACAGGTTGCAGGCTACAGGGAATGTGGTGGAGGGATACTCCTTTGAACAATGCTTCAGACTACTGccttacaaattcagtaggattcatgtttttttcttgacaCAAGGATTCAGCTGTACAAGTCTGTGTAGGCTATGCAGTGATACATTCACAGTGACAGGACAGAAATGGACTTAGTAGAAATTGTATTTCTCTTGACTTGTGTTGCAGGCATTGTTTTGTTGATGGACTTGTTTACCTCAGATCTCAAAAGGCATATTTATTGTGAATCtcacaatacaatacagtgTCAGTAAATCCAGGTTGAATATGTTTATTCAGGTTCAGGGTAACACCTTTTATTTTCTAGTAAATCTAGCCCTACAATGATACAAGAAAGCTTTTGTCAtgggcagtttttttttataatccTCCAGAAGTATTTTTGTGGATTTTGTTTAATCTGTTTCCAAAACATCTGAAATATCCTTTCATCAAGGATTCTGCCTTCCACAAAAGCAGTCTGTCAGTATTTGTAAATAACTACAGCAGTGTGCCATAAAGTCTTCAGCAAGCCAACTATTGTATAGGCTCTATGTTACAATCACTGTTCATTTATTCCACTTCTCCAGCTatcagaaaagtgcaatgaaTTTACTGAGGTGTTGGTATTTAATTTGGTCTTTAATCTGTTTTTCCATGAGTGAAAATTATGTTAATTTTTTGTCATCACAAGGCCTGTTAAAAGTCAGGTCACATGGTTAATCTCTGTTAACTTTAGTCAGTGAAGTGTTGGGATATCTTCCATTGCATGTTATGCTCTCTTTAGTTTCAGTCATTttaaaatgtgcttgttttggtTAACTCTGTCCATCACGGTAATATAGAGGGGATTGACTTGAGTTGAATGACATGTTGAATGACTTGTGTTGAATGACATGTTGAATGTCATAGGAGATTTGTTTTAGTCAGGTTATGAGTTGGTGTGGAGCTATCACTGAAAATGTTTGCCTTCATACTATTTATGTTACTGTGTAAAACTGGCACAATATTTATTTAACTGGAGCTGACTAGGCCTGCCAGACAGTAAAGAAACTTGAACATTATCTTACAAAGACTGATGGATTTTATGGTGAAACCTAACATGCCCTGACACTTATGTGAGAGGGAGGCTATAAACTGCTGTTGTGACAGTTTTACTataaataagtgcatcagtgtaCCTACAGTCCGAAAATGTGAAAATAGTTGGTTCAGTCAGTCATGAACATCGACCAAAGCAATAGTAATATATGCTTTGAGTAGGCTATTTTATCATCAAATTATACAATGttagaacatttattttttttactttcacaTAGATGGTTAGTGTTGAAAAAAGAGTGAGTAATTAATGTATATGTTAGCAATATGGAGAAAGTAGTTAAGCCCAAAAAGTAAGCACACATAGAGGCAGATGCAGAGTGTTGACAGATTGTAAGAATGACTGTATTCCCACATTACTgtgaatttattattattattattattattattattattatttttatactgcTCAAATCTATGTACGTTTACACTCATTGTGATCAATTTCTAAATGAAGCAGAAGCACTGTTTGAGATGTCGGAGGTAAATTAATGGCACCACAAAGTTAATTTTGTTGTGACTGGCAATTAGGTGTTGAGGAGGCTGAATCCAGGGGTCTGGTTGTAACTAATGTGAATGAAAATGTGTATCAATGTGCTTGATGATAAAGTGCTGACACTGTTGACATTGTCATGAGGGCCAAAAGTCTTTGGCTTGGTTTGCACACTGTGGACTGGAATTGATGGACAATAGTCTAGCTTCCAGAAGCACCTTTCACTTTCCCTGATGAGCAGGAATGATTGTAATTAGGTTTTTCAGATCAGTTCTATGTTGATTAAGCATCTTGTTCAGTTTAAAAAAAGAGTTTCTGAAATGTAGCAACATCTAAGAGAAACTTGTTCAACCAAGTTGTACTGCTTTTGGTGTTCAacttatattttcatgcacttttgcttatatatttattttgtttactgtacTGTATTTTCTTGTGCACATGGTTAGGCATTTTGCATAGCACTTTGTGTCTCAGaaataattttggaaatttggct
The Alosa sapidissima isolate fAloSap1 chromosome 14, fAloSap1.pri, whole genome shotgun sequence DNA segment above includes these coding regions:
- the LOC121682321 gene encoding protein phosphatase 1 regulatory subunit 3D — translated: MEAEALHSVVVMLPPKNCIPRNYSCIAGLFGSLAAVNQVKEEGDEDLNGNCEPLEFQVVEERPRGRESFLKPPQSPTLRRRCKSLPTPTERAKLEICRTRSPSCQKKVRFADSLGLELTSVRHFDDTDVPEIPERILAKFRCQTPLFLKRFDKFPSVPTQTVLMEMEFTNPGTLPDFIEKVKELKVLLECVRGDDFSLSGFIRVLNIAFEKSVAVRYTLNNWMTCMDSLASYVPQSNDGVTDRFSFKMVVPTFLESGGTLQFAIKYTVGGEEYWDNNYGNNYKVKRHKFKISPPREWEDGWIHFI
- the si:ch73-103b9.2 gene encoding uncharacterized protein C16orf46, coding for MESFRGFESACEYGDNNGCMSMDTYMEEHQLSDRDLVNTLLDVSEEYLSNDQDTDGFRNHNGWEEAVHGWGRGPSLQMQRRSKRPKTWDADSHCLLCVDTKVVEPHVSETARHSPELCSRSSPKNSKKTIPPNIELLKARPSSTCSVSSAYKNTLDLLPKQAVSAKKFSGMSGLLINRTAATCVGLSHHQEDQCLMLKDQHAGNATLVNCNAVLPPLKTFLDGNTSCPNHLESGEVSFGADIQDTAEIWRRGASATATAGGSRGVDGCGEMRTEAHLDSRSAEDGLHSSDASKYWTCENSHSLLTAFSIPITKRSDQSFPTMNDAMPRVTYRLARYPRQEDLARSPARNNSGKLYFGYKTKNIRRAEPKLPMLFGTRVAIPASIHRL